From the Cucumis sativus cultivar 9930 chromosome 5, Cucumber_9930_V3, whole genome shotgun sequence genome, the window CTAGCTCTGCAGAAGGACATTCCTTTTGATCTCCATTCCTTCTCCCATCTTGTCTGTTGCGAGGTGGGGGAAGGCATGAGAGAAGCTACAGAAGCTGTCTCTCTCTTTGTCTCTCTTCTCATTAGTTAGGGAGTtcaatttttgaagaaaaggtgttcattaaaatattagtctatTCTTTTCCATTATGTCTCAAAATGAGATAACCTTAAATATTGAGAGGTGGATTAATTGATGCAATCAGAACTCTTGAATTACAATTTAGATCAATCGTCCAAAAACGATTCTTCACCTTTCCCATTTTTAATATGTCAGTGATATATATTAGTTGCAAACtctaattgttattttaacgTTTAAAAATATAGGTTAACAACCGGTGCTCTTTCAAGGTTAATCCTATCCGATGATGCTCTTAGAATGGCTGTAAATGATATCAGGATGTCCAAGGTAACACCATACTATTTATGAGATCATGATAGTTAccatttattatcttttttcaaaagattttatatGCACCACTCACATACTAATTTTTCAACATAAGTCAATTGACACCCATCGATCGTgtcttccaaaatttgaaatttacaGGGTCTGAAGCCGCTCAAGTAGATTGTCAAACTGAGCATAACTTCAGCAGCAATTGACATGTATTACTTCTTTCAAGATCCCAAGTTTAAAACTTCATAACCATTAAGTAAAAAGTGGGAAGCTCAATGAACTTGTAACTAGAGAGACACTACGCAAGCAACTATCTTTCTTATTATCATGCTTAGCTCAACCGCTCAGAGCATTACTCACATCTTTCTTGATGATCGGAGGTTTGTATCTCCAATCTCGTTGTTAATGCATGAAGGTTGAAAACACTTTCTCTTGTTACTCTTCCCTATTACTGCAGATTTTAAACTAGAAACGCTTCGATTTGAATCTGCTTTATCGACAAAGAGTTCTACTTTGTTCGCTCAACTGTTGTCAATTCTCTTGTATGTCATGTCTTGTTctggaaagaggaaaaagattTACTTTTACTATAGCCTATATGTAAGAGGTTTATGTTGTTGTATCTTAATCttggaaaaatattgtaatgtttatcttaaatattaaaattgaattatgcaTTGTAATGTTCAGTTTCTAATATTccttttttcaatatatgtataaatacacacacacattcaataaagaaaaataccaGTAGAACAGGCAACTCAATGAGCAGTCGGATTCCCAACACGAAGACAAAGGAGAAAGATAAATCTCGATTGTCTTGCTACATTAATCTCGTCATGCATTCCTAATTCACTACAACACGactaacaattttatttttttctcccttcaaAAAGGATATGTATCGAAAACTAACAGGAGTTCGAGGAACATGCTTCTAGGAGAATCAACTGgccaaattaaaataatttctaccAACTTATTTAGATAAGAGGAAGAGAGATGTAcaaaactaatttcaaaattatcacTAAGACACCATCGCATGAGCGAGATGATGAGCTACCTCACTCGTCGACCTCATACAACACAAGCTTTGTGATTAAAGGCATCAACACGATTAGTGCAATCTAATTCCATAATTAGAGGGAATTTGCATAaacaaattgtttattttattaaattttagaaaatatattcatgaataaaattaaaaactttacGAGGTTatttaaacatagaaaaatatgtcagactatttctaattagattGATAGAAACTTATCACtatctaacatttttttttcttttttcgtaaatagtttgacattttcttttactcgTAAAAGTttctaattactttttattttaaaagttttaattgttttttaagaagaaattgTAATTTGACCTAAAACCACATTTTATGATTGAGTTAtgtaaatttttagaaaattatttttaaaaaattgaagtgtttAGTAACATTTggaaatgtattttttaaaatgaaattgaaaagataaaattctttaaaaaaaataaaaataaaaatagaaggtttttaaacaaaattatgtatataactattttatattgttatattgaattaatttgtttatatcatattctttATTCGTtcggaggaggaggaagaggaacAAAGAAATCAGAAATGCCACGAAATATGAACGGAAACAGAAACCAAGACGGAGAAGATGAGAGGGGATTATTGTGGAATCTTCCCGTTCTTAAATCTTCCAGATTCGGAAATTTAGGCCCCGCCTTCGGTCTCGGCGTTGGTTGTGGCGTCGGCTTTGGCATCGGCCTCGTCGGAGGTCAATTCTTCatcaccttttttcttttactcatAATTAACTTgttatttcaagttttttcGTATGGATTGTTTCACCCTGCAACTTGCTGATTGTTTTATTTGGAGGTTTTCTTGTTCAATTGGAGGGTTATTTAGTCTGAAATGTTTGTTTGGTTTAGGCTGATTATcgttttaatttgtatttgtgCCGTCTACTGTCTTTGACTGTTGTCCGTGTCTCCTGAATTTGGGTTGAGAGAATATGAGTGTTTGGCTGCTGAAATTCTGTAGCCCTGTGATATTTTCCCCAAGTTTACGGATAATTTGACTTTGTTTTGAAGAAGCTCAAAGATGGAGGAGACGCAATACGAGATCACGACATACGTATTTTTCGAGAATAACGTTATAAAGATGCTATGGGTAACACAAATGTGTTAGAGTTTAGACTTGAGAAAGGGAATGCTATTTTCTAGGatagtttgaaaatcattCAAAGGAATAAAGTGtatcaataagaaaaataactaattttcCTACAAAATAGCTCAATTATGAATCCCCAAATGGCGCCCGGATGTAGTTCATTCAGGTGTTAGTGTATAtctttaacatatatatttttttaaattgtatttcaTGCTTCATCTTTATCATTCAACAATTTCAGACATGCCTTTTGATGGATACACCTCGAGAGGAATTCTAATCTGTATTGTAGTTTGTGAAATTTATGGACTAAGTTTCTTCAAGCAGTTTAATCGGATGTTGTGTCAtttatttgtgtatttatgtttgtttgtatGATTGTGATCAAATATGAAAAGCTTTAATCATTTTCACAAGTTTATCATCCAGCACCTTTTCTCTTcgtcttttcatttttttgtacttgtaaatatattattcagttttgttaacttttatggtggtttttcttttagtcCGGAGGGTGGgtgttgaattttatttatcacaATTTAGGAGTCTACAAGCGTTACTTGGTTGCATATTTGAAGTTCCATCTATCTGTTTAGAAGGATTTTCAGGTGCCAGAAGCTTGAAATGTATTAGGCTTAAAAAATTGGAGTTCACAAAGCACTCCATTGTTGATGAGGATTAAATTCTCTCAATCCTTTGTGATAGTATGGCTTTTAGTCTATAAGAAACGccattgattttctttttcatagtAGACACTAGACATTAACTGGATGAGAAAAAAGGAACAGTAGCAATTGGGATGATAAGGCATTCTTTGTTCTCCCACATGCACACTTAAATAAACACATAGAAGAAGAAGCTATTGTGGATTTTAGGTTTTGGTAGAAGGTAGGGCATGAGTGTCAGccaatgaataaatattttcattgttgaaattttattttgcacTTTATACTGTGGTGAACTACCCTTgtttagtttaattgaaactaattaaatagatGAATTTGCTAAAAAATTTCTCCACTCTAGGTGCTGGATTTGGTCCAGGAATTCCTGGCTTACAGCTTGGCTTTGGTCTTGGTGCTGGATGTGGAGTTGGCTTAGGATTTGGCTATGGTGTTGGCAGGGGTATTGCCCAAGATGACAAACGCAGATACTCAAACGTTGGGGATGTATTGCGTGGTCGTCAAAGTATTTTTCCTCAGTAAGTTCTAAAACTAACTGTTTTCAACTTGTGACTACCATGTTCTCTTAGTTATGCATTATTACAAGTCAGggaaaattaactttttcGTGGGTTTGGTGACCTGGCTTTTACATAACATGTACTTACTAAGGTGGCAATCCATGATAGATgattcaaaatagttttaattgtACTATCAATCTCAAGGTTAGATTCCTTCCCCCCACATGTTGTAATAAGAAAAGTCCCattctttatcttctttctctcctctctcttcCCACTCTCTATcccatttctctctttttgctTAGTTTCTCTCTGCATTCTCTCTTCTTCCCAATTAATCTTATCAGTGGCTTGGACTCTATGTTGTGATTCACTTTccatcttttcatttcaactcagttcatcttctttcaataACCTAGATCAATTGGGGTCAACTTAGACGTTCATCTTGAAAAATtgccattttgtttttaaaatatctatatctttttaaaagttaggaATATCACTCTTGACCTTtgagaaatgttttttttgtcGCTCAAATTACTAAcatccttctctttcttgttCCCATTCGACTTAGGGAGACACTATCTTCTTATCCACCTCAGTTGGCTGGGTGAAATCATTGAAACTAACGGTTGATTGTCCAGATCGTTAAACTAAACTACCCTACGTTTTACCATCTTGGTTACATTTATAGGATGGTCAGAATAATAATTCCTTTTGAAATCATACTCTAATTTGCACAGGATTAAATAGTGCCTTTCTTAACAGTGAAAAGTTAGAAACTGATTGATGACATTTCCAcgattttcatttataatctGTGCAGCTATTGAACTTCAGTACTCTGACTTCATGAAACATTTCTtgactttcatttttacttgTCATCCATCAGTCAGGACGATATCGGCGCGCTTGTTGACGACCTTGTCCTAAATACAAAGAGACTTATCCGAGCTACTTCAAAGGAGATTGACAAGtggaaaagatgaaattttacTCATTTGTTATTACATTGTACAAGTCTATTACGaacaacaacaatcaaaaCTGAAGAACAAAGAAACGTGCTGGCTGACATATGGTATGTTATTACTTCGGCTTTTAGAGGCAGAATTTATGTACAATTGTTTAGAAAGATGTATTTAACCTCTAAATCTCATATGCATTGGGTTTTGAGCAATCTTAAAATGCCAAATGCTTAATGTATTAGTTTAGGTCCCTAGATGGCTGATTTATCATTGTGTGTATGCATTGGTTACGTGCGCCCGTAGTTAAAAGGTGAAATTTTGCTAATTCGGTCATTAGTCGTTCTTATACAAACGTCAAGTTGTGCTTTATCTTGTTAGGTTTAAAAGTTGCAATATGTTAGAAGTATTCCATATAGTTTTTTAAGTTACCTGGTAAATATCAATAggattaaatttcatttaaccCTCAAAAtcttaggttttttttttttctaatattttgaaatgtttatgtTGATatctaaagtttaaaaataacacttaaaattaggattttttttattaatttttataaatatatcaaaccaGTCAAATATTTACCGttgtgtaacaaaatgaaaaagccaCGATTGgtcatgtttttaaaaatatttcatcttTGTCATTTCTTTTCGTCATCCTTCTTTCTCTACTTATAcgattgtttttcaaattgttatttagttGACAAtcatataccaaatataaaatattcattttttaaaatatttttttcaaacggTTATtatcgtttaaaaaaaaaaatcattgacaTATTAGATAGCTAAATTTTActaaatgattgtgtatcAAGATATGATTCAATTACGTGTACCAAATTCTactaccaaatctaaacgaagATGTTTACGGGCATGCTTGGTGTCAATTAATTATCgactttttttgtatttcttattGTGggcttttttctctttatattttttaaaacacaccatttttttttatataattgcTAGCTATAATTTTACTAACAAATATAACTCATCAACTTGTTTAATCAACCAATAATACGTGTCTAGAACAGCAAGTACAGAACTTTGTGAAAAATGACTTTAAAAGAAACTTGCtatatttatgtttacacatcAATACACATAACCAAAGCTACACATTAGATTTGttaaatacttcaaaattagctataaaaaaaacagaagtCTAAAATAGACCTTTGGAAAAGAAGCAAAGGTATATTTACGATTTACGAATGAATGACCACATAACAAAAATCTTGATGTCCAAATGGCACAATTTTGTTAAGGATAGCTCACGTTATCCAAATCACTCAATCGGAGACACCAACTTAAAGGCCACATCTGCCACCTCACCACTCTCCACCAATCACAACACAGCATTGGATTTCTGAGCTCatgagaccaatcacaaacCTCTATCCGACGTGGCATGTCCACATCCACCAGCACCAACCATATAGCTTCTTCCTTCTCCTCATCTCTTCTTCACCATTT encodes:
- the LOC101217657 gene encoding glycine-rich cell wall structural protein 1 → MPRNMNGNRNQDGEDERGLLWNLPVLKSSRFGNLGPAFGLGVGCGVGFGIGLVGGAGFGPGIPGLQLGFGLGAGCGVGLGFGYGVGRGIAQDDKRRYSNVGDVLRGRQSIFPHQDDIGALVDDLVLNTKRLIRATSKEIDKWKR